In Vitis vinifera cultivar Pinot Noir 40024 chromosome 4, ASM3070453v1, the genomic window GTTGAGTTCCCTATTTCACCAAAGCTATAGTTTAACTATGTTACATGTAACAGTACTAGCACACTCATCCTTTTAACTAATATCAAGGATAGAGGTCACACAGTCTACAACATGAAAAGGTCTCTGCCATCCCTGCTAATAATGAAGAGTGAATTGAAGACCCTAATTTTATTAGTAAAGTGTTCCATAAGAAGGAAACGTCTGCGAACATTGGATCTGGAGCTATTTTGGCGCCTAATATACAAGGACCCAAACACTAGAAGAAGCCCACACCTGTTCTCAGtacagaaaattttcaaatgccTTCAACagaaactattatttttattttaatggcTTGGAGGAAGAAATTAAGATGAaccttttatgttttttacaaAGGTTATGAAGATGTTCCCCTCATGGAAACTGGACCAGAAAATTCCCTTGAGATGTGCTGATAAGAAAACACTGATGTCTGATGTTTGATCTAACAGCCATGTGGGAAGAGCTCAAGTTTATTAACAGGAGAACACACTCACAGCATTTTTTGTTTTGcaagtagctttgtggttttccATTCATGGGCAAAAGTTTCCTAAACTATATGGAGCAGTAATTTTCCCCAACATCTAGCAGCAGCAAAACAATATGCTGTACACCTCTCCTCATAGCTTTTATCTGTTGTGCAGATTGATTTGTGGTATTCCTTAAATGGGTAACCACTTCTCAAACAAGTACTGGCAGTAAAGTCTAGTGGCAGGCTGCAGCAAGTGTTAGGAGATTGCCACCAATTAAATCATTTCATTACAAGACATGCAGTGCATCTTAATGCCCTGCCCCGATGCAGAACTCGTATAAGAGATCCAATTCTTGACATGAGGTTTGAGCATCAATCAAATTGTTCTGTTGCTTGTGGTTACCAGACACATGGTGCAACCCATTGCCCCACCCCCATGAAGAACTCAGATAAGTGACCCCAGCACTAATGAGGTTACTCTAGCacaggaaataaaaataataacaaagaaaaacaagaatttCAGTTCTAATTACCATAACATTGTCATTCGAAGAAACCCCAGATCTCCAAGATAACACCTTTcctgaagaaaacaaaaaggtagATATACATAATTAAGGTTGATGAATACAGACAGAAGTTGGTAGAGAATAATAAAATCACAATGGTAAGCAGGAAACGCATGCAGTCTTTAATATCAATCAATGTATTGGTTAAAAGAATGTATTACCAAAGGGTTGCACAAGTTGCTTAGATATGGCAGCAACAGGAGAGCTCCAATACCAGCAAACCagcacaaaataaaaaaacacctaTATGGTACAATCATGTGAATAAACTTTTAGAACCTCGAGGAAGGGAACAACtcaagttcttaaaaaaaaatgttccagGAACCACCTTCAAAAAAAGCAGAGCTTTCAGATAAGAATCATAAGACGATTTCTTTTCCCTGTTGAGTGATTCTTGATCTAGAAGTGATAAATATAAGCTGTTAGAAACTTTCAATTGTATAAGGCAATACATATCCAAATTGCAAAAGCAACAAATTAACCAGCAGGAAATATAAGCTTTGACttaaagtaaaatgaaaattaatttgatggTTATAAACAAATGTAGGAAGCAGATGATAAAAATGAATGTCTGTGCAAGCTGTTAGAAAGCACATGATGACATAAAGTTAAACAGAAGATATATCCATAAATTGAGAAAGATGTTGAGAAAGACCATCGAAGCCAACTCTCAAAAGGAagtatgaatatatatattgaatgaaTTAGTTTTCTGCAAGATTTATCCACTCCTTTAGTTTGTACATCTACCTTGAAATGAAAGATATTTGCTGAGTGAATCAAGTTCCTGCTATATTTATCCACACTATCTACCTCAAAATGAAAGACCTTACTCTCTTCGCTTATCCCATCCATCATAAGGAGTTCACAAAGTCATCCTTCAGAATGTAACCCCATAACCCTGAAAactaaattctaaattaattcctACTGTTATATACAATTCACCCACATTATTaatcattgattttctcatatgCTCCAAACAGAATCCAAAGAAGACCCACCAAATCGTATAGGAACAAATCTTTATAACTCAAAGAATTTTAGATTGGATGTCTAAAAATGAGtgccaaaatatatatatatatatatatatataagaactTCAATATAATTGTATACTTTTCAGAAGTTCCTTCTCCTTAGCTGCTGCCATCCTTCTGAGTTTTGCAGCCTGTGCAAATGTTGACGGCCTGaaattaataaagaataaaagacTGTCGAATTCCACATtctttaaaatactaaaaattaaaatgacaaagataaaaaaggaaaaggccAGAAAGCATATCATGAAAGAGTGGCAATATGGATAAAGCTTTtatggaaaaatatatatatatataaaaaaaagaaatgtctAATAAGATAAAACTTAATAAACAGCTATTCATATAATTCAAAACAAAGGAGCTAAACTTCCATATGATACATTTTAATTGGAGGGGAAAGAGGTCAATTAAATATTAGAAGCACTCACTGTGAAAATGCGCTTGCCTCCTTCAAGAGTTGCTTTATTTCTCCACGCAACTTGTCATCTTCAGCACTTCTCAACCCTCTCTAGAAGGAAAAAGAGGAACCAAAAGAACAATCATTTCAAAAGAGCCATCTTTCAGTACTAGAGGTAAAACAACTGTTACGCTATCTCAACAAAGATATTAGAATGAAAAGAATGAAGTTCCATTACTTGAAGAAAGTAACAATGATATTAGCATGTGATGGCTCCCGGATTCTACTGATTCTGGCTACCCATTATTCATGAGGgtccatatttttttgttatagtaTCGATGTTCAAATTCATGACAAACTTAATCACCCAGATTAAGATTTCTAGTGCTGTTATTTTCAACAAGGTTGAGACTCCCAGTACAAATATGTGATGTTATGCTCAATTGTTTGTGTCGAACTCCATAATAATAACCATTCAATGCGATCAAAAAAGCAATTTACATGGTTACCAAATCTCACAATGCATCGTTCTTGATGAACGTGGTCCCTCGCCCATGGTTTTCAATGTGATAACAAACGGAAAAACTCAAACAGAATTTGAAACCCTAATTTAACacaataaaaaccaaaaaaaaacacaagagTCTCATCAATTCTCATGTGGTCATACAAAAACACGAAACAATCACCCAAAATCATATTCCTTGTTCCACATTTCGATTAAAAAGAATTGAGAGAGAAGAAAGGAGTTACCTTCTTGGAGAGTTCTAGCCACACGGAAATGAATTGGAAGGAGATGACGACGGTGAAAATTAGGGGAGCTGCAAGAGAGTTTCGGTGATCTAGGCTTTCCTCCAttgcttcttcttcctcttcttcttcctgaaGATTGATTTACCCTTTACAATGCATGATTGATGGGCTGTGAGAAGAACACTTGGAGGTGAATTGGGAAAGGGCAAACCACGCAAGGCATCAAACCAGGTGTCCACATGACCGGATCAGTTGGGTCGATACAAATTTGGTCTGGGCCTTTGTGTATGGGCTGGCCCAGAGCAGTTCCTCGTTTTTAGCTGATCCATAAAACCATACCTTTAGGGACCCTTTGGGtacacattttattttctatttttaaaattaaaaaaatagtaataatttttttttacataagataGAAGAACTTTGAAAATTGagctaaaattttaaaaaatataaggtaaatttataagaggttatttttttatgtataaaacttactattatttcttatttgtaaaaacaaaaaataaaattatatccacacaaaaaaaatttaaaaataagaagtgtatccaaaagaatatttactGTCACTTTTggtatattttctattttttgtttttaaaatcataaattattatttaaaaatagaacatttgtcaaaaattaaaattaaaatttactatgtttttaaaaattaatttgtatcttattttttttatattttcttaagaTAAAGCTACTAGAccaactgtttttaaaaacacttttcaaaaaaaaaaacatgagactCATTTGgatgaataaattttaattatttttatttttttcaattttattttctaaaaaaaataaattaatttatataatattaattaaattttaatttaagtcttatgaaaaataaaatatttttaaatttaaaatataaagtttttaatataatatgaatattaatattataataacatcataaattgtatttattacaaaaataatacatatagtTATAAAATGTGAATATTAATTAATGTCTTTATAAATACATGAATTCGATCTAGAAACATCCATCTCACAAGTTTGAGCTTTCTATCTTGAGATACTTATTCtatgttagttttttttgtcATATGTTTTTGTTGCGATAAATCTAGAGAAGCCTAGGATAgaatgcatgcaccctacatgATCTAGGGTAAAGGAATAGAGCAATCCGGGATTCTAGCAATgcgatcatgaaatttgtggtcgTAGCAAtttctttaatggaatttgacacaTGCGTCTTGGAGCTAAAGTACGTTAGCTGATCAAATAATAGGtggatttgtaacttaaggattggaGAGATAATCTTGATGGGTTGATAGCACTATCCTATTAGATTATGGATATCAgttcatggaagttttcatgcaATGAATAGTAGATGATGGACTTGAGCTTTAACTCGTTGTAATTCCATAAGATATTGGAGTGCAATGGACTCTCTTTAGTTGAGGTGTTAGTCaaattcaaaattggattataaggAAACCATTATTTTTCTATGGGTTTTAATGGTCCTTACTCGACCTCCTAGTTCATTGTAGCACATTTTGAAGGTATTTTGGGTATGTGAATGCAAGgttgcactagatcttatgaattgacTTTCTAAAAtgggataattaattaatttgatcatattaggcctaattaattcattttgacCCAAATGGGTTGGATTAGGTAACCCAAACCCATtttaggctcaagtcacttaagcccataagAAAGCTTGTATAAACCCCTTTAAGGGTTAGGGCTTCACTACTTTCTATTCAGTTTTTTTAGATTCAAGAGAAGGGCCTTAGCCACCctaatgagagagagagagagagagaggtccACCATTTTCTTGTGCCAAGACTCATTTGAAGAGAAATCGGGTGGAAGAACACTAGGTAGATGAGTTACAggacattttttatatttttattggtttatAAACAATATGGGAACATTAAAATTGCAAGTATGAGTTCTAACCTCTATATCTAgtatttttatggtttttgtaGTCATAGGTTTCTGTTGCATTACATTTAGAGAAGCTTTAGATAAATGCATGCACCATATGAGATCCAAGGCCACAAAATTGAGCAATCTAAAGTTCCTAACAATTTAATGCACTATAGGTGACTGTTGGTCCTTTTTAAACTTCGATCGATCCTCGACTAGACCTTGACCAATACTCGACTGAGAAAGATATAACGACTTTTGAATCTTGTtcgttgaattcaatagaaaggggaattttatgttttaaggtttttccttccaaaaaattttcagaTTACTTTAAGTTTGGATATGAATGGTGTTCCCTTATTTATAGGTCTGCAACTTTGGCTACTATAACCACAAATTGTCTTTTAGTCATTACCTTTTTATTGGTAGTTTTATTCAAGTGCCTAGgtcttttgataatttttattttattttattttattcaatttattttgaagaatGTATAAATGTTGGTTAGTGAACTAAGAAATATTTGTTTGGtgagaaattaaactttgagtttgattaaattttttagtttggatttttaaatcaaaccatCTATTACTAATTGTTTCAATGGAAATGTAATTTTCACAAGAAAGAATTAAAGCTATTTCTCTATGCACGTGTGCAATTtaagacataataataataataataataatacactTTACTCTTACATTCCCAAGTGACTACATTTATCTCCTAAATCACACTATTGATATCACTTACGAAGCCAATATAAACTATGGGGCACATAGCCCCTtcaaaattcccaaaaaatgaaaataaaataaatatgctttaagatttggaaattagaaattttggtcctcctaaaatatataagtttagtgttggctatttttttttaaaaaaaaaagttaaaaagaaaaagtttgaaacACTTGTAATTGTAATAAGCTCATTCTAAGCCAGTTTTACAACTGCTTGGATTCCTACATTAAAAACctttgtgatatcccacatcagaTAGGGAAGAAAGTTTTTGTCATTATATAAATACGAGTCTCTCTTAATCTTATAAACACATTCTAAAGTTGTAAGAGCCCATTTGGATTCAAAGCAAATAATATCTACACAGTTCGGTGTGgatcgttacaaatggtatcaaagtcgatCCTCAACCCCGATGTGGATGTCTCTTTAGCCCCATGAGAGATGTTTGTCTATTTGGTCCCGCAATCCCATGCAACAAAGACGTTGTGTCTACAtgggggtgtttgtgatatcACACATTGGATATGAGAGAAAGTTTATAGTATTATATAAGTATGGATCCCTCATAACCAtgtaaatgcattttaaagttgtgaaaGTCCCTTTAGGCTTTGtgcaaacaatatctacatgattagGTATAGGTTATTACaaaatggtattagagttgaTGTTTGACCTCGATGTGAGGGCCTTATGAGGGATGTTTTGTCTATTTGGCCCCACAATCCTAGAGACACAATGAGGAATTATGTTTGCATGACGGGTGTTTGTCATATCCCACATTGGATAAAGGATAAAGTTCCTAGTACTATATAAGTATAGGTCACTTTTAACCATGTAAGCACTTTTTAAAGCCGTGAGTGCCCATTTGAGCCTAAaacagacaatatctacacaattAGGTATAAGTCATTACAAAATGGTATCAAAACTGATCTTCAACCCcgatgtgggggtttgtttggccctatgaggagtgtttgtggccccgtaatcccatgggacacaacgaagACATTGTGTTTACATGGAGGTATTTGTAATATCCTACATCGGATAAAGAAGAAAGTTCCTGATACCATATAAGTATAGATCTCTCTTAACCTTGTAAACGCATTTTAAAACTATGAGAGCCCCTTTGGGCCTAGAgcaaacaatatttacatgattAGGAACAAGTCATGacaaaatggtatcaaagtcgatACTTGACTCCGATGTAGGAGTTTGTTTGGCTGCATAAGGGGTGTTTCTCTGTTTGGCTTCATAATCCCATAGGACACAACAAGGATGTTGTATTTGCATGAAAGGTGCTTGTGATATCCTTCATCAAATAGGGAAGAAAGTTCTTCACACTATATAAGTATAGGTCcctcttaaccttgtagacgtgttttaaagtcgTAAGGACCCCTTTGGGTctaaagcggacaatatctacacgattgggTGCGGGTCATTACAATCTCCCAATATAACAACTTTCCCATTCCTCCACTACCTTAAAAGCACTACAATGAAGAATCCCCAACAAGAAACAACATTACATAGTGTGTCATCACAATGCAAGAGCCCCATTGCTCAAACAAGTTAATCTGTAGATGAACAAAACAAGAGAATTAAATGAGCAGAATTTTGAAGCAAAACAGGCTCATAATGTCATAAAACGCCAATTTATACATGAGAACCGAGGAACATGACTTAGCTAAGTTTAACCTTATGATAGTACTTATGTTAAGGTTTGTTAATTAGCATTGCCAGTTTAGAAAGACTGGCACATGCAAATATCTTCTCAAAACAGAATGCAAATATCGTATTACAGGATGGAAATGGTGAAATTGAGGACATCCCTTGGCATGGCAAAGGTTGCAGGTGCTGCAACAATTGCTTTTTAAAAGGGTCCCCATTGGCGTCCCTTACACCATACCATCCAAGAAGCTATGGTGCAACTTGGGTAAAGGGATGCTTCCTCATGCTCACAGCTAACACTTTTTGGGGTTTGTGGCTTGTATTGCAGGTAACCTCTTCTATTATATATGCATTCATGCTCCTTTTTATTTAGGAGAAaatgtggggaaaaaaaggctAATAATGAACTTAGAGCCTTTTGTGTTTTAGATAGTCTTTGAGTATGCTGTCATGACTCCCTTCAAGTATATTGATTACATACTTTCAATTGCTATAAGAATTTGATCTTCAGAGTAAATCCATTTTTATGGTAGGTTGAGACATGGTCTAATAAGTGAGTTGTTGATCTTTGATCTGGAGACAGGTTGAAGTAATGAAAAGTTACCCTGCAAAGCTTCTGCTGACCACTCTTCAGTGCCTTTTGAGCTCAATTCAATCTTTTTTTCATTGCTATCGCTTTAGAAAGAGACCCTCATGAGTGGAATCTGGGTTGGAACATCATCAGACTCATTGTTGTAGCCTACAAAGTAACCAAACAAGAGATCCATTTCAAATGCTCTCCTCTGCCTGCTTGATACCTCTTATTCATGCATATTTAGAGATGGCTAAGCTAATGGCAACCTTTTGTAGGGAGTTGTTGTGACTGGCATTACATTTACTTGCAGACATGGGTGACTGAGAAGACAGGGCTTGTTTTTCTATCCATGTGGTACACCATTGACCCCCCTCATTACCATCTTATGTTTTGCAATTTTCTTGGGGGAGGTAATTAGTTTGAGAAGGTAACTTGCTCTCACAAGAACCCTCCTAGCCTTTCAATTATGACTATCCATTACATCTCTATTTTCTTATGTGGTATCTTAGGTGGGATGTTGTTGGTGCAGGGCTATATTGTGTTCTATGGACGAAGCGCAAGGAACAAAGGATGGAGCttaatgaagaaaatatttagTTCAAGATTTCAGTGAAACATTTAACATAGTAATTCCAATACATTGTGATAGATGTTCCAAGCAATTTTACAAAATCGTGACCATTGTTTATGTGAAAGCATTTGCAAGAAGTCTGTTTAATTCTACTCTGGGAGACACTGTGAAAGACAAAATACCAAGTACGTGCATGAAAATGTGAATTGCTTAACATATGTTCATAGGTTTGTAATAATGCAGCTTCATAGGAAAGAATGGCTCATGATGTAAGCTCTGGCATGGTAATTGCAAATGCTGATCTCATGCCTCTCTTAATGGTCAGGAAAGATTTGGGATGCAAACTTCAATATATGCAGAGTTTGAAACTGAGACAGAGAGAAGGAATTGAGATATAAGAGATGGTCAGAGATGGGGTTTCCTCAAGGGGCAGAAACAAGCACAAACGTGGTCATTTCACTCCTAGACATGATTCTATATGGCAGCTTACACCACAAATTTGACTCTACAAATAGCCTCCTTGAACAGATTTGAACTACAGGAATGGAAATTCAAATTAGCTTAAAGAGGAAATAGAATGGACTTTAACATTCAGATATTTACATTTTGAAATCAATCTGGGGCGTCATTCATTTGGAAAAGCCTGATGCTGATTGGATTGTCTTAATTGTTCAAGTAATGAACTCTTTCTGCCCCTAGCCATGGAAATTTCCAAATCTCAAAGCAATATATGTGTTAGAATCATGGTCCAAGGTCCAACCAAGATTATGAATATGAAGACATCATTTCGATCTCTAGACTACCTGAGCCTTCTGCATCCAAGAGAAAGACTCAAGTATGAAGActgaaagaggaaaaagaagttCGGGAGAACTAGATATGGGAATTCATCTTCATGGCGTTTAAAACATAAATTCAAATACTAACTAATCACTAAACAAGAAATACTTtgtataactcatttaataattatatatttcttattttaaaatcaagttaaattatattttgtatgATTCTATATACTCAATATCGTAATCAGACATGTTTATTATTCAATCgactaatttatttaaaaataaaattaaaattaaaataagtcaaatataaattaaataattagattaatcaacatgattattaaataagtcaATTTGATTCAAATTCGTATGATGCAGATGTAAAGCCATCAAGCAATAGACCAACAAAGGAACGCTCGATATTTGTTCTTGAATCAGTGACAAAGAGTAAGGGCTAGTgatcaataaaataagattaGTGGGGCATCTTTCTTTATAAAACTCTTTTTGTATCAAAGTAAAGAGCAGTTTCTCTTATGGAGGTCGTTCTTCTTCTTTTAGGTAAGCtacttcattctttttattcatattcTTCGATTCCAAGTCTAATTTGATCCCAAACTTCGGAGTAAGTCcctaaaaacaatataattattaaacaagttTTATAAGTCAATATGAATTTGATGTAAATACGATTATACTCAACTTAAACCTACAATTTGAATCCAAAATCCGGCATCGGATTTGCATACTAAAAAATAGAGCCTATCTACACTCAAAGTTGACATATAGGACCCTAGAGACATATTTGTTTCAAGAGTAACCAAATCAATATATGGCATGTGAAAAGGCTTCATGTATAGACAGAGAGCTATACAAGAAAGTTAAATGTGTACAAGATTGACCAAatcaatagtattttttttctgacATGATTGCAAAAGCTTCATTCATGATCATGATCACGTCGTGTGAACAAGCCCCTAAAAGGTATATTTCGACACTTTAGTATGCCCAGCTAACCATGTGGGTTGGTTCAGTCAGTATAGTCTAAAGTAGCAGTTCAGAGCTGCAACCTTACCACTGAGAACGACACCAATACTTGCTGATCTTAAAACTTCAAATGAAATCAAGTCAATGAAACAGGATTTCTAAATCTGAGgtagtgtttgtttgtttgtttttattttattttatttttaaaatttaatattaaatgtaatttattttcaaaatttaaaggtttattttattttatttttacttattattgtttttttaaaattttattgagtaaaaaaaaatcaaaatatttgatataatatttgatattttcttttattaaataaaaaaaaaatcaaaatatttgatttttggctaaatgttaaaaataaatttttaaaacaactgaaaacataattttaatatgtttttcaccatattaataattaatatttaaccataataaaataatataaaatacacaatttaatacttaatgcTAGTAAGTTATATTTGGAATTAagttaagttaaattaaatttcatttagatttaagtttaaaaaaaaaaaaaacagctttGGAAAAATCTTCCATGATTAATTTGGATTGAAACAGTCAAAAAttggatttgaaaattgaaaaaaaggaaaagacagATGCATTTTGAcaaattgataaattaaaatgtaaaaaaaaaataaaaatttaatcaataattatttttatatttttcttcacattcattttatttattttctttgatgatattaagattaaataattttaaaatataaaaaatttcaattaattttaattatattttattttttttcacatttttcataatcaaaccaaataaaaaactttatttagTACTTTTCGGAAACATACATAGCCTAATAAAACCGAGCCATGACAAGGGGTCTTTTTCTTTACTAACTAGATATTTTAGAATAGcccttaaatttaattcacaaTGAATAAGTCAATTTCGATTTCAcacatttgataaataaatttaacctctttttaatttatatagcTTGTGTtcattgacatattaatttatcTTAACGTTACTTCggtcatgtttttaaaaaaaataaaaaattaaccttttgattttctaaaagtaaattgtttgacaagttatttttttaataaattttactataaacaaaaaaattaaaatttcatttaataaattattttaatttaaaaaaaaatacattttcgattttgattttgttaaaaattcaaattcaaattcaaattatataatattaattaattaattaaatttaattcaagttttattgaaaataaaaaatatttttaattaaatatgggtactaatataataaaatcataagttacattttttatttattaaaatt contains:
- the LOC100252414 gene encoding protein GET1, producing MEESLDHRNSLAAPLIFTVVISFQFISVWLELSKKRGLRSAEDDKLRGEIKQLLKEASAFSQPSTFAQAAKLRRMAAAKEKELLKNQESLNREKKSSYDSYLKALLFLKVFFYFVLVCWYWSSPVAAISKQLVQPFGKVLSWRSGVSSNDNVMVGIIPWLILSTRVSKFICRKVLN